From Methanococcus maripaludis, the proteins below share one genomic window:
- a CDS encoding CBS domain-containing protein — MLFRKLSTIERVYNIGMEHDSINYVFNYITNFIKESERDLVKLYDLKVLDKIVINDIMTKDLVVLDEEESIDELGKLIKQYRHMGYPVFNSNKELVGIVTFDDLRTKKSSMSRLKKLKIKDIMTKKDEIVSISPYSSASEAQKIMVEYDIGRVLVVDDGKLKGIVTKGDIVRTSEIYNPEPKINKCSHITNIYFYGDNPKKVEELAEEIIVLMGARGYIISEKEDFIEISDREWEPIAKIMKRNGKIDHISIDTKLINILELNIIKEVLKLIEKPKFEEVIITDHITLVDEKSAIQRIITDVTMFEKSMKTFGTITVRIDF; from the coding sequence ATGTTATTTAGGAAGCTTTCAACGATAGAAAGGGTATATAATATTGGAATGGAACACGATTCGATTAATTATGTATTTAATTACATAACTAACTTTATCAAAGAATCAGAACGAGACCTTGTAAAACTTTACGATTTAAAAGTGCTTGATAAAATTGTGATAAATGACATAATGACTAAAGATTTAGTCGTTCTTGATGAAGAAGAATCAATCGATGAACTTGGGAAACTTATAAAACAATACCGGCACATGGGCTACCCCGTATTTAATTCAAACAAAGAACTTGTTGGAATTGTTACATTCGATGATTTAAGGACAAAAAAATCATCAATGTCTAGGTTAAAAAAATTAAAAATAAAAGACATAATGACAAAAAAAGATGAAATTGTTTCAATTTCGCCCTATTCTTCAGCTTCGGAAGCTCAAAAAATAATGGTCGAGTACGATATTGGAAGAGTATTGGTTGTCGATGATGGAAAACTTAAAGGAATCGTTACCAAAGGAGATATTGTAAGAACCTCTGAAATTTACAACCCTGAGCCTAAAATAAACAAATGCAGCCACATTACAAATATCTACTTTTACGGGGACAATCCTAAAAAAGTTGAAGAACTTGCAGAAGAGATAATTGTGTTAATGGGTGCAAGAGGCTACATTATCAGTGAAAAAGAAGACTTCATCGAAATTTCAGACAGGGAATGGGAGCCAATTGCAAAGATAATGAAAAGGAATGGTAAAATTGACCACATTTCAATAGACACGAAACTTATAAACATTCTTGAATTAAATATTATAAAAGAAGTATTGAAATTAATTGAAAAACCTAAATTCGAAGAAGTAATAATAACTGATCACATTACCCTCGTAGATGAAAAATCAGCAATTCAAAGGATAATTACCGATGTAACCATGTTTGAAAAGAGCATGAAGACTTTTGGAACTATTACGGTCAGGATTGACTTCTAA
- a CDS encoding autotransporter outer membrane beta-barrel domain-containing protein: MDTLEIQLAEIDNGSVLENITLTETDGYFGNSTYVFAQGEYEVKIYANDSFGHVNSSETVYFMVDWTAPEVSIETPVNDSIINIANPQLNFTIIDNVCESVICNITVNGITVNSSEVNTSETLLFGLTLAEGENNITVTAIDDVENIGESTTTVIVDTTAPQIVFNNVLPVYGYNSSILNVTVIDNTSVIVTAVILPIMPPIDTINLTNDSGYFENNTYEFSEGPNMVTITATDAAGNVNTNNTMIFVDITNPEFEIGTANVSASKDLTISVYANDTWTGVIANISVIDAVTGELIDSKINSSFGSYNVTLTVLNDGIYNVTANATDMAGNENVTEPITVTVDTTNPTVVINNGFGPYNYNSSILNVTVSDFTPVTVIANIDDEINVTLENVSGFFGNSSFEFVEGFHNVTIVTTDLAGNVNSSENVTFRVDLTDPVITVNTVEGEYFNNGSDVLNFTVDEDYIDSVTAFNGSTEITQLHNKTT, encoded by the coding sequence ATGGATACTTTGGAAATTCAACTTGCTGAAATCGACAATGGAAGCGTTTTAGAAAATATTACCTTAACAGAAACAGATGGATACTTTGGAAATTCAACTTATGTATTTGCACAAGGCGAATACGAGGTTAAAATTTATGCAAACGACTCGTTTGGACATGTAAATTCATCTGAAACAGTATATTTCATGGTTGATTGGACTGCTCCAGAAGTTTCAATCGAAACCCCTGTAAATGATTCAATTATTAATATTGCAAATCCTCAGTTAAACTTCACAATAATCGATAATGTCTGTGAATCAGTAATATGTAACATTACTGTAAATGGAATTACTGTAAATTCAAGTGAAGTAAACACTTCTGAAACGTTACTCTTTGGGTTAACACTTGCAGAGGGGGAAAACAACATCACAGTTACTGCAATTGATGATGTAGAAAATATTGGAGAAAGTACTACCACAGTAATAGTTGATACAACTGCTCCACAAATTGTATTTAACAACGTTTTACCAGTATATGGCTATAATTCAAGCATATTAAACGTTACAGTAATAGATAATACAAGTGTAATCGTTACTGCGGTTATATTGCCTATTATGCCCCCTATTGATACAATTAATTTAACAAACGATTCAGGATACTTCGAAAACAACACTTACGAGTTTTCAGAAGGGCCGAATATGGTAACAATAACTGCAACAGATGCAGCAGGAAACGTAAATACAAACAACACAATGATATTTGTTGACATTACAAACCCCGAATTTGAGATAGGAACTGCAAATGTATCAGCTTCAAAAGATCTAACAATATCAGTTTATGCAAACGACACTTGGACTGGAGTTATTGCAAACATTTCAGTGATCGATGCAGTAACTGGCGAATTAATTGATTCAAAAATCAACAGTTCATTTGGAAGCTACAATGTTACATTAACGGTTCTTAATGATGGAATCTACAATGTAACAGCAAATGCAACAGATATGGCAGGAAACGAAAACGTAACTGAACCAATCACGGTAACAGTTGACACAACAAACCCTACCGTTGTAATTAACAACGGATTTGGACCATACAACTACAATTCAAGCATATTAAACGTTACAGTAAGTGACTTTACACCTGTAACCGTTATTGCAAACATTGATGATGAAATAAACGTTACTTTAGAAAACGTTTCAGGATTCTTTGGAAATTCAAGTTTTGAGTTTGTTGAAGGATTCCACAACGTAACAATCGTTACAACTGACTTAGCAGGAAACGTAAATTCAAGTGAAAACGTAACCTTTAGAGTAGATTTAACAGATCCAGTAATCACAGTTAACACAGTTGAAGGAGAATACTTCAACAATGGATCAGACGTGCTTAACTTCACAGTAGATGAAGACTACATCGATTCAGTAACTGCATTCAACGGATCAACTGAAATAACACAGTTACACAACAAAACTACCTGA
- a CDS encoding replication factor C small subunit, with translation MQKPWVEKYRPETLSEVVGHHEIIKRLTNYVEKKSMPHLLFSGSPGVGKTTAALALAKDLYGDTWRENFLELNSSDERGIDVIRTKVKDFARTKPIGDAPFKVIFLDESDALTSDAQNALRRTMEKYSDICRFILSCNYPSKIIPPIQSRCAIFRFSPLKTEDLVENLKDISEKENLNLEKGGIDAIIYVSEGDMRKAINVLQTAAAVSDEITEEIVYKVASKARPDEIKKMTQLALNGKFVEAREQLYNLMIDWGMSGEDILIQVFREVPNLDISEKEKVHLVETIGECDFRIVEGSNERIQLSALLAKMGILE, from the coding sequence ATGCAAAAACCATGGGTTGAAAAATACAGGCCAGAAACACTTTCCGAAGTTGTTGGGCACCATGAAATTATCAAAAGACTTACAAATTACGTTGAAAAAAAGTCAATGCCCCACTTGCTCTTTAGTGGATCCCCAGGAGTTGGAAAAACAACGGCAGCACTCGCTCTTGCAAAAGATTTATATGGCGACACTTGGAGAGAAAATTTTCTCGAATTAAACAGTTCCGATGAAAGAGGAATTGATGTAATCAGAACCAAAGTAAAAGACTTTGCAAGAACAAAACCTATCGGGGATGCACCGTTTAAAGTCATATTTTTAGATGAAAGTGATGCTTTAACTTCAGATGCTCAAAACGCGCTTAGAAGAACCATGGAAAAATATTCCGATATCTGCAGGTTTATTTTAAGCTGTAACTACCCAAGTAAAATTATTCCTCCAATTCAGTCAAGATGTGCAATCTTTAGATTTTCACCGTTAAAAACTGAAGATTTAGTTGAAAATTTAAAAGATATTTCTGAAAAAGAAAATTTAAACCTTGAAAAAGGAGGGATCGATGCAATAATCTATGTTTCAGAAGGAGACATGAGAAAAGCAATTAACGTTTTACAAACCGCAGCTGCAGTTTCTGATGAAATAACCGAAGAAATAGTTTATAAAGTTGCTTCAAAAGCAAGACCTGATGAAATTAAAAAAATGACGCAACTTGCATTAAATGGAAAATTCGTTGAAGCAAGAGAACAGCTCTACAACTTAATGATCGACTGGGGAATGAGTGGTGAAGACATATTAATTCAGGTATTTAGGGAAGTTCCAAATTTAGATATTTCTGAAAAAGAAAAAGTACATTTAGTCGAAACAATTGGAGAATGCGATTTTAGAATCGTTGAAGGCTCAAACGAAAGAATACAGTTAAGTGCACTCCTTGCAAAAATGGGAATTTTAGAATAA
- a CDS encoding MetS family NSS transporter small subunit: MSTGAIIMFLFGAIVLWGGSAYFLHKTLKNNKE, from the coding sequence ATGAGTACCGGTGCCATAATAATGTTCTTATTTGGAGCAATCGTTTTATGGGGAGGTTCAGCATATTTCCTCCATAAAACGCTAAAAAATAATAAGGAATAA
- a CDS encoding lactate utilization protein, producing MQEVHKWHNDLTGKKLVENLKKNLFDAYYFEDESEVSKYIMNYVGTGTKIGFGGSVTVQSLNIAEQAREKGAVILDHNDASLTQEEKMDIMRQQLTSDIFISSTNAITASGELVNIDGVGNRVSAIVFGPKKVIIVVGLNKLCKDVETAFERIRMEAAPKNMKRLGFLNPCIKTGYCVNCDAETRACRIYSVIKRRPMLTDMTVLVVGKSLGF from the coding sequence ATGCAAGAAGTTCACAAGTGGCACAACGACCTTACCGGCAAAAAACTCGTAGAAAATTTAAAGAAAAACCTTTTTGATGCGTATTATTTTGAAGATGAAAGCGAAGTTTCTAAATATATTATGAATTACGTTGGAACGGGAACTAAAATTGGTTTTGGAGGTTCAGTTACAGTACAATCATTAAATATTGCAGAGCAAGCAAGGGAAAAAGGTGCGGTAATTTTGGACCACAATGATGCGAGCCTTACGCAGGAAGAAAAAATGGATATCATGAGACAGCAATTAACGTCTGATATATTTATTTCAAGTACAAATGCAATTACTGCTTCAGGGGAACTTGTAAATATCGATGGGGTTGGAAATCGGGTTTCTGCGATTGTGTTTGGTCCGAAAAAAGTAATAATTGTTGTTGGATTAAATAAATTATGTAAAGATGTTGAAACTGCATTTGAAAGAATCAGAATGGAAGCAGCTCCAAAAAACATGAAAAGATTGGGATTTTTAAACCCGTGCATAAAAACAGGCTATTGTGTAAACTGCGATGCAGAAACAAGAGCTTGCAGGATTTATTCAGTAATTAAAAGAAGACCAATGCTTACAGATATGACTGTGCTTGTTGTAGGAAAGAGTCTTGGATTTTAA
- a CDS encoding Ig-like domain-containing protein: MLNFTVDEDYIDSVTAFNGSTEISLDNSTGNYLNSAELADGVYNVTMYSNDTASNKVNKTVSFTVDTVNPEVTVNTVEKSYNYNSSILNVTATDINLQSVVAEINGLENITLNGSTGYFLTSEIFNEGLNTVKIYATDLAGNVNSSENVTFRVDLTDPVITVNTVEGEYFNNGSDVLNFTVDEDYIDSVTAFNGSTEISLDNSTGNYLNSAELADGVYNVTMYSNDTASNKVNKTVSFTVDTVNPEVTVNKPVNGTTYTSSSAAINVTANDSLSNVSSVIAKIGSVRNVTLSFDGEYYTGNTGTLSNGNYEITIIATDLAGNVNSSENVSISIAVPRSSSGGGGGSSYSSDLSDGFTSFVIKNAVSNSNIVYGSEIDGEYAGELRENLYNSENYELSRDTIIVGGPESNGFANRYDSEFGVAITNDNPGENRGVIQIQNIQVHVGNFIKTYQVIYIAGSDRYGTQAALEYFKTLDELPSEPITVKWTANGPVLVE; the protein is encoded by the coding sequence GTGCTTAACTTCACAGTAGATGAAGACTACATCGATTCAGTAACTGCATTCAACGGATCAACTGAAATATCATTAGATAACAGTACAGGAAACTACCTGAATTCAGCAGAACTTGCTGACGGTGTTTACAACGTAACAATGTACTCAAACGACACTGCTTCAAATAAAGTAAACAAAACTGTAAGCTTTACTGTTGACACAGTAAATCCAGAAGTTACGGTTAACACCGTAGAAAAATCATACAACTACAATTCAAGCATATTAAACGTTACAGCAACGGATATCAACTTACAATCAGTTGTAGCTGAAATAAACGGTTTAGAAAACATTACCTTAAATGGATCAACTGGATACTTCCTAACTAGTGAAATATTCAACGAAGGACTTAACACAGTTAAAATATACGCGACTGACTTAGCAGGAAACGTAAATTCAAGTGAAAACGTAACCTTTAGAGTAGATTTAACAGATCCAGTAATCACAGTTAACACAGTTGAAGGAGAATACTTCAACAATGGATCAGACGTGCTTAACTTCACAGTAGATGAAGACTACATCGATTCAGTAACTGCATTCAACGGATCAACTGAAATATCATTAGATAACAGTACAGGAAACTACCTGAATTCAGCAGAACTTGCTGACGGTGTTTACAACGTAACAATGTACTCAAACGACACTGCTTCAAATAAAGTAAACAAAACTGTAAGCTTTACTGTTGACACAGTAAATCCAGAAGTTACGGTTAACAAACCAGTAAATGGAACAACGTATACTTCAAGCTCTGCAGCGATAAACGTTACAGCAAATGATTCATTATCAAACGTTTCATCAGTTATTGCTAAAATTGGAAGCGTTAGAAACGTAACACTTTCATTTGATGGAGAATACTACACTGGAAATACAGGAACTCTTTCAAATGGAAACTACGAAATAACAATCATTGCAACAGATTTAGCAGGAAACGTAAATTCAAGTGAAAATGTAAGCATAAGCATTGCAGTTCCTAGGTCGTCATCAGGTGGCGGTGGAGGAAGTTCGTATTCATCAGATCTTTCAGATGGATTTACTTCATTTGTAATTAAAAACGCAGTTTCAAATTCCAATATTGTATACGGAAGCGAAATTGACGGAGAATACGCAGGAGAATTAAGGGAAAACCTATACAATTCAGAAAATTACGAACTTTCAAGGGATACGATAATTGTTGGTGGACCAGAATCAAACGGGTTTGCTAACAGATACGATTCCGAATTTGGAGTGGCAATTACAAACGACAATCCTGGAGAAAACAGGGGAGTTATCCAAATTCAAAATATACAAGTTCACGTTGGAAACTTTATCAAAACTTATCAGGTAATCTATATTGCAGGAAGTGACAGATACGGAACACAAGCTGCATTAGAATACTTTAAAACATTAGATGAACTTCCAAGTGAACCAATAACTGTAAAATGGACCGCAAATGGGCCAGTTTTAGTTGAATAA
- the cfbD gene encoding Ni-sirohydrochlorin a,c-diamide reductive cyclase catalytic subunit: protein MILHPRPSPIAAAMYQLRDIGVDAIILHGPSGCCFRTARLLEIDGIRVFTSAMGENDFIFGAMDKLRDVIAEVLEYLKKETPKSEKYKIGIVGTCASMIIGEDLESLVDDFEDIIIPVDIHSGLVDNTVGAIRAMDGALNAGLIDYSEYERQKKMLVCATDVEKKRGMAKNRYLKPTYEDDLEKIMNILKETDSKIKKGKDVKIACVLNAKKETAYLFSDPLLEMNRHFKCINIANLDENIGFDKVRADAKNILEEFSKCGFKIDYITGGLDEYPITGEKALDYLKEINPDIVVVSGVPHALLIENLKEINPDVITVGISDGPRLYHPIKEVYSYGIIELDAHAKVLGKKNIVKSRFGEILSFMKF from the coding sequence ATGATTTTACATCCAAGACCTTCCCCGATTGCGGCCGCAATGTACCAATTAAGGGATATCGGCGTTGATGCGATTATTCTCCACGGGCCAAGTGGATGCTGTTTTAGAACTGCGAGACTTCTTGAAATTGATGGAATACGAGTTTTTACCAGTGCAATGGGTGAAAATGATTTTATTTTTGGTGCAATGGATAAATTAAGAGATGTAATAGCGGAAGTTTTGGAATATTTAAAAAAAGAAACTCCAAAAAGCGAAAAATACAAAATTGGAATCGTTGGAACCTGCGCAAGCATGATCATTGGAGAAGACCTTGAAAGCCTCGTCGATGACTTCGAGGATATAATAATTCCCGTAGACATTCACAGCGGACTTGTTGATAACACGGTTGGTGCAATAAGGGCAATGGATGGCGCGCTAAATGCAGGGTTAATTGACTATTCCGAATACGAAAGGCAGAAAAAAATGCTTGTTTGTGCAACTGACGTTGAAAAAAAGCGAGGAATGGCAAAAAATAGGTATTTAAAACCAACATATGAAGACGACCTTGAAAAAATTATGAATATTTTAAAAGAAACAGATTCAAAAATAAAAAAGGGCAAAGATGTAAAAATTGCCTGTGTTTTGAATGCGAAAAAAGAAACTGCGTATTTATTTTCAGACCCACTTTTAGAAATGAATAGACATTTCAAATGCATCAATATTGCAAATCTCGATGAAAATATCGGTTTTGATAAAGTAAGGGCTGACGCTAAAAATATTTTAGAAGAATTTAGTAAATGCGGATTTAAAATAGACTACATCACGGGCGGACTTGACGAATACCCGATAACTGGTGAAAAAGCATTGGATTACCTAAAAGAAATTAATCCAGATATTGTTGTTGTGTCAGGAGTTCCTCATGCATTATTAATTGAAAATCTAAAAGAAATTAATCCCGATGTAATAACAGTTGGTATAAGTGATGGCCCAAGGCTTTATCATCCAATAAAAGAAGTTTATAGTTATGGAATAATCGAACTCGATGCCCATGCAAAGGTTTTGGGTAAGAAAAATATTGTAAAATCAAGATTTGGAGAAATTTTGAGTTTTATGAAATTCTAA
- a CDS encoding methanogenesis marker 7 protein translates to MYQIIRYEGGVYKNNILKEWIEDVGGFIIQEHVMQLDVYMTIAIPQNEIENFKEEAKKYKGKIVETPLAGIEIAIVSPSLSRHHLPHIACDVSEYVRKFGAKPNMIGLAHGAGKNISEIREKEKRLIQEHDIAIYVMGNFESCILDKTHLFKVDIPLVVTGGPETLDIPYTYVGNLGRRAQRLRKGEEIRALRQMIDEVTKKINDKRMELSYDPPIIPPVVLKDEIEKRIDEVRGILAPMPIVTQLDGLRIKMDYDRNHEEIENVKIGKYLLKDIAYVTRSEMKNYILIKLKSTSELKTDENKA, encoded by the coding sequence ATGTACCAGATTATTAGATATGAAGGGGGAGTCTACAAAAATAATATTTTGAAGGAATGGATTGAAGACGTTGGTGGATTTATAATTCAAGAGCACGTAATGCAGCTCGATGTCTACATGACAATTGCAATTCCCCAAAATGAAATTGAAAACTTTAAGGAAGAAGCAAAAAAATACAAAGGAAAAATAGTAGAAACCCCTCTTGCAGGAATTGAGATTGCAATTGTATCCCCAAGCCTTTCAAGACACCACCTGCCCCACATTGCATGCGATGTTTCAGAATATGTAAGAAAATTCGGTGCAAAACCAAATATGATTGGACTTGCACACGGCGCTGGAAAAAACATCAGTGAGATTCGAGAAAAGGAAAAAAGACTGATTCAAGAACACGACATCGCAATTTATGTTATGGGAAACTTTGAATCCTGCATTTTAGATAAAACCCACCTTTTTAAAGTCGATATTCCGCTTGTTGTAACGGGTGGCCCTGAAACTCTCGATATACCATACACTTATGTTGGAAACCTTGGAAGGCGAGCGCAGAGACTTAGAAAAGGGGAAGAAATAAGGGCATTACGACAGATGATTGATGAAGTTACCAAAAAAATAAACGATAAAAGAATGGAACTTTCATACGACCCTCCAATTATTCCACCCGTAGTTTTAAAAGATGAAATCGAAAAAAGAATAGATGAAGTTCGTGGAATTCTTGCACCGATGCCAATCGTGACGCAGTTGGATGGTTTGAGAATTAAAATGGATTATGATAGAAACCACGAAGAAATCGAAAATGTTAAAATCGGTAAGTATCTTTTAAAAGATATTGCATATGTTACAAGGTCTGAGATGAAAAATTACATTCTGATCAAGTTAAAATCAACATCAGAACTTAAAACGGATGAAAATAAAGCTTAA
- a CDS encoding Ig-like domain-containing protein has product MKMNKVFMVLVLAILCCSLSTSYAAANIISPGEGELVTTDPITFTFNSTIDVAGSWNYTFFVDVTGEIPGLTCDTESSTEPQTVSVGLGDGVHNITLFVNDSEGLTNQTVTFTVDTIAPFVDAFVPDFTNDTTPTIELNLIDNVSSNINYTIYVDGSADVNGSVINNTPTNVTLNELVEGDHSVTIEATDAHGWATNLSGFMMTVDTTAPAVTISTPIDGANITASNPQLNFTIADNLCDTINYFIDVDGTPVNDSTADNATAILYTLNLTDGTHTITVVAIDDAFNNANDSITVVVDTIAPTVTINNPELDYNYSTNILNVTVTDDNLDTVIAEIDNGSVLENITLTETDGYFGNSTC; this is encoded by the coding sequence ATGAAAATGAACAAGGTTTTCATGGTTCTAGTTCTGGCGATACTTTGCTGTTCTCTTTCGACAAGTTATGCGGCAGCAAATATTATTTCGCCAGGCGAAGGAGAACTAGTTACTACGGATCCTATTACGTTTACATTCAATTCAACAATTGATGTAGCAGGATCGTGGAATTATACATTTTTTGTAGATGTAACCGGTGAAATACCCGGGCTTACTTGCGATACAGAATCTTCAACTGAGCCACAAACCGTGTCTGTGGGTCTTGGTGATGGAGTTCACAACATTACTTTATTTGTAAATGACTCAGAGGGGTTAACTAATCAAACTGTAACTTTTACAGTTGACACAATTGCACCATTTGTGGATGCATTTGTTCCAGATTTTACAAATGATACCACTCCAACAATTGAACTTAATTTAATTGACAACGTATCCTCAAATATAAACTACACCATTTACGTTGACGGATCTGCAGATGTCAATGGTTCTGTAATTAATAACACTCCAACTAATGTAACATTGAATGAATTGGTTGAAGGAGATCATTCAGTAACTATTGAAGCAACAGACGCTCACGGATGGGCTACAAATTTATCCGGATTTATGATGACTGTTGATACAACAGCACCGGCAGTTACAATTTCAACACCAATTGATGGTGCAAACATAACTGCTTCAAATCCTCAGTTAAACTTCACAATTGCAGACAATCTCTGTGACACAATTAACTACTTTATAGATGTAGATGGAACGCCGGTAAACGACAGCACTGCAGACAATGCAACCGCGATACTTTACACGTTAAATCTTACGGACGGCACACACACAATTACTGTAGTTGCAATCGATGATGCATTTAACAATGCAAATGATTCAATTACTGTTGTAGTTGACACAATTGCACCAACAGTTACAATTAATAATCCCGAATTGGATTATAACTACAGTACAAACATATTAAACGTTACAGTAACCGATGATAACTTAGATACAGTTATTGCTGAAATCGACAATGGAAGCGTTTTAGAAAATATTACCTTAACAGAAACAGATGGATACTTTGGAAATTCAACTTGCTGA
- a CDS encoding nitroreductase family protein, producing the protein MNQVMETIKNRRSVRKFKKEQLKDSEIEAILEAAIYAPTALNEQPWHFTVIQNKELLDEINIVSKKTLAENPDSMKNLPESLINAMSNPKYNILYEAPTLIVVSGNKNAHAAIVDCSAAIQNMLLAAESMNIGSVWLGLVRPYFTTENVKKLNIPENFEPFYGVAFGYKLIEKAKPAPERKKDVVNYIK; encoded by the coding sequence ATGAATCAAGTTATGGAAACAATAAAAAACAGGAGAAGTGTCAGAAAGTTCAAAAAAGAGCAACTAAAGGACAGTGAAATTGAAGCAATACTCGAAGCTGCAATTTATGCGCCAACTGCACTAAATGAACAGCCCTGGCACTTTACAGTAATTCAGAACAAGGAATTGCTCGACGAAATAAATATCGTATCTAAAAAAACGCTTGCAGAAAATCCGGATTCAATGAAAAATCTGCCTGAAAGTCTGATAAATGCAATGAGTAATCCGAAATATAATATACTTTACGAAGCTCCAACTTTAATTGTAGTTTCTGGAAATAAAAACGCACATGCAGCGATTGTTGACTGTTCTGCGGCAATTCAGAACATGCTCTTGGCAGCAGAAAGCATGAATATCGGTTCAGTCTGGCTTGGACTTGTAAGGCCTTATTTTACAACTGAAAATGTTAAGAAATTAAATATTCCAGAAAACTTTGAACCATTCTACGGGGTTGCATTCGGTTACAAATTGATAGAAAAAGCAAAACCGGCGCCTGAACGAAAAAAAGACGTTGTAAACTACATAAAATAA